In Necator americanus strain Aroian chromosome IV, whole genome shotgun sequence, the following proteins share a genomic window:
- a CDS encoding hypothetical protein (NECATOR_CHRIV.G15233.T1), with protein MATGERRSNLRLLRTSLILDQGGTCTTRYGDCLRLCTYNVRTVSPHAGLHALLGAVERIKFRLIALQETKCRRSDVRQMNGGTLVIRGEKVPSRNVGGVGFVVHPYVVRLIDSHEILSPRLAILRLRSLRQKNYQYHQLLLTNISS; from the coding sequence atggcaaccggtgagaggcgatcaaatctcaggttgctcaggacgtctttgattctggaccaaggtgGCACATGCACGACTCGctatggagactgtctcagactgtgtacttacaacgtgAGAACAGTGTCCCCACACGCTGGCCtacatgcccttctcggagctgtagagcgtatcaaatttcgattgattgctctgcaggagaccaagtgcagaaggagtgacgtacgacagatgaatggcggtacactcgtcattcgtggagaaaaggttccgtcgcgaaatgtagggggtgttggttttgttgtgcacccatatGTCGTCCGTCTtatcgattctcacgagatcctgtcacctcgtctggccattcttcgcctccgctctctgcgccaaaaaaattatcagtatcatcaactgctactcaccaacatcagcagctga
- a CDS encoding hypothetical protein (NECATOR_CHRIV.G15237.T1), whose amino-acid sequence MLIIRRLLELRGYQVRVGHIGASGFMKNGDKIIEISRKELWKDGVLDDDFDIEIINQMGCGESFEGVAVGADMYHVQKVRAFIGPYCNTELDAVAKMASFWNVPIVGYMASSNAFADKSIYKTLARIGVVTNTGPLAFERAVAFEEVFHMHKIMVIKKVMFDENANTKTMGESGLLKEISNNARIIICIFSSTRDMAIEFMKAAYMAKMNTHDYVYILPWLQKRDSGGKPGTVTPGGTGLQESSRLPKRKRTRMAICTYNARTFDSRGVGGVGVLVNTRTAKNIDSFEQITTRIGRLRMRRCGPTPALTIFVAYAPTSSYEEEEVEAFYKDLEKFYREDHAFYKVIIGDFNAKVGPRRTPEEHHFGTHDLRWNDQGERLSEFIMTTKTIHGNSQFQKPSSLRWTWESPDGGYRNEIDHIIINKRFCLTDVAVVPKFNTGSDHRLLRGRVSFTRGEKKAAKFRERNPRTILNWNLLATLAGFWKVSAMDNIDEEYDRLVEHLHDCAKKAESFKTTKRRLSPQTLELIRQRGAARAAGNQKLTFELARLCREAIMEDLKERRAEVLAEAAEAGKSIRYASRDFASRKTRMTALRNPNGTAIGSRRGMEKIIYDFYSDLFDSHVHLPPHHLKEDVSHSRGSPVRNTTCYHVSKNSYGNRSRQNKTRTPEEPSASTHQHPGEALYTLSVGMQGS is encoded by the exons ATGCTAATAATACGAAGACTTCTTGAACTTCGAGGATACCAG GTTCGTGTCGGCCATATTGGAGCTAGTGGTTTCATGAAGAATGGCGATAAAATCATCGAAATTTCGCGGAAGGAGCTTTGGAAAGACGGTGTTTTAGACGACGATTTTGACATTGA GATTATCAACCAAATGGGATGTGGCGAGTCATTCGAAGGTGTAGCCGTCGGCGCTGACATGTACCATGTACAAAAAGTACGAGCGTTCATAGGACCGTATTGCAATACTG aGCTTGATGCTGTTGCCAAAATGGCTTCCTTCTGGAATGTTCCAATAGTCGGCTACATGGCTTCGTCTAATGCATTTGCTGACAAATCCATCTATAAAACTTTGGCTCGG ATAGGCGTGGTCACGAATACCGGTCCGCTGGCTTTCGAGAGAGCGGTAGCCTTCGAGGAAGTCTTTCATATGCACAAGATTATGGTTATTAAAAAG GTTATGTTCGATGAGAATGCCAATACAAAGACAATGGGGGAGAGTGGACTGCTAAAGGAAATATCGAATAATGCAAGAA TTATAATCTGTATATTCTCGTCAACTCGTGATATGGCCATTGAGTTCATGAAAGCTGCGTACATGGCCAAGATGAACACTCATGACTATGTCTATATTTTGCCATGGTTACAG aaaagagattccggaggaaagcctggtacggtaacGCCAGgtgggacggggttgcaggagtcatctaggctaccgaaacggaaaaggactaggatggcgatctgtacttataacgcac gaacattcgacagtagaggtgttggtggagttggcgtcctcgttaacacgagaacggcaaagaacatcgactctttcgaacaaattacgacccgaatcggacgtctgcggatgagaagatgtggtccaacaccagctttgactatcttcgtcgcttacgctccaacatcaagctacgaagaagaagaagtcgaagctttctataaggacctggagaagttctaccgagaagatcatgccttctacaaggtcataattggtgatttcaacgccaaagttggcccaagaagaacgccggaggaacatCACTTCGGGACCCACGACCTAcgatggaatgaccagggagagaggctctccgagttcatcatgacgactaagaccatccatgggaactcgcaattccagaagccctcctctctacgctggacgtgggagtcacccgatggagggtaccgtaatgaaatagaccacatcattatcaataaaaggttctgcctgacggacgtcgctgttgtaccaaagttcaatacgggatcggaccatcgcctcctccgaggaagagtTTCCTTCACAAGGGGAGAGAAGAAAGCCGCCAAAttcagagagcgaaatcccaggactatccTCAACTGGAATCTCTTggctacgttagccggcttttggaaagtttccgcaatggacaacatcgacgaagaatatgaccggctcgttgaacaccttcacgactgtgcgaagaaggctgagagttttaaaacgaccaagagacgcctgtctcctcaaactcttgagctgatacgccagcgtggagcagcacgagctgCAGGGAACCAAAAACTCACGTTCGAGCttgcaaggctttgcagagaggcgataatggaagaccttaaagagagaagagcagaagtgctggctgaagctgcagaggcggggaaaagcatccgctatgccagtcgagacttcgccagtcgcaagacgaggatgactgctctccggaacccaaacgGAACAGCCATTggatcgagaagggggatggagaaaatcatctacgacttctactctgatctcttcgacagccatgtccacttgcctcctcatcATCTGAAGGAAGATGtcagtcattccagaggttctcccgtccgaaatacgacatgctatcatgtctcTAAGAACTCGTACGGCaaccggtcccgacagaataagaccagaacacctgaagagccttccgccagtactcatcaacaccctggcgaggctctttacacgttatctgtcggaatgcaaggttcctaa
- a CDS encoding hypothetical protein (NECATOR_CHRIV.G15237.T4): MLIIRRLLELRGYQVRVGHIGASGFMKNGDKIIEISRKELWKDGVLDDDFDIEIINQMGCGESFEGVAVGADMYHVQKVRAFIGPYCNTELDAVAKMASFWNVPIVGYMASSNAFADKSIYKTLARVSLRTTNSLAEAVAALLIHYDRRGHEYRSAGFRESGSLRGSLSYAQDYGY, translated from the exons ATGCTAATAATACGAAGACTTCTTGAACTTCGAGGATACCAG GTTCGTGTCGGCCATATTGGAGCTAGTGGTTTCATGAAGAATGGCGATAAAATCATCGAAATTTCGCGGAAGGAGCTTTGGAAAGACGGTGTTTTAGACGACGATTTTGACATTGA GATTATCAACCAAATGGGATGTGGCGAGTCATTCGAAGGTGTAGCCGTCGGCGCTGACATGTACCATGTACAAAAAGTACGAGCGTTCATAGGACCGTATTGCAATACTG aGCTTGATGCTGTTGCCAAAATGGCTTCCTTCTGGAATGTTCCAATAGTCGGCTACATGGCTTCGTCTAATGCATTTGCTGACAAATCCATCTATAAAACTTTGGCTCGGGTATCGCTAAGAACCACGAACTCATTGGCAGAGGCCGTTGCGGCTCTTTTGATTCATTATG ATAGGCGTGGTCACGAATACCGGTCCGCTGGCTTTCGAGAGAGCGGTAGCCTTCGAGGAAGTCTTTCATATGCACAAGATTATGGTTATTAA
- a CDS encoding hypothetical protein (NECATOR_CHRIV.G15232.T1) produces MELDLDLLQRQEEADPYQTTRELAVALGVSQTTVVRGLKSIGKVRKLGRWVPYALTQYEMECRADTALSLLTLKRTHAWLEHLVTGDEKWISYSNIHRRAQWVDKGTDAEDVPKLNVHAKNAMLCIWWSVHDVEYWELLA; encoded by the coding sequence ATGGAGTTGGATTTGGACTTGCTGCAGAGACAGGAGGAAGCCGACCCGTATCAAACCACTCGCGAACTGGCAGTCGCTCTTGGGGTGAGTCAAACCACAGTCGTTCGCGGATTGAAGTCAATCGGTAAGGTGCGAAAACTAGGTCGATGGGTACCATATGCTCTGACGCAGTATGAGATGGAATGCCGTGCTGATACGGCACTTTCTCTCCTCACGCTCAAGCGCACCCACGCGTGGCTTGAGCATCTAGTCACCGGAGATGAGAAGTGGATTTCCTATTCTAACATTCACCGGCGTGCCCAATGGGTTGACAAAGGTACGGATGCAGAAGACGTCCCTAAACTCAACGTACACGCCAAAAACGCTATGCTCTGCATCTGGTGGAGCGTACACGACGTTGAATACTGGGAACTGCTCGCTTAG
- a CDS encoding hypothetical protein (NECATOR_CHRIV.G15236.T1) translates to MPLCLTFIDLKKAFDSVETEAVVEALDNQGVPTQYIKVLRELYTTLENAMRKLEWDDMGVKVDGRQLHHLRFADDIVLVTPSISQAERMLTEFDKICGCIGLQLNLQKTMFMRNGWVSGAPFTLNGTNISECTSYVYLDRELNMMNDLTPELSRRRRAAWGAYKSIEDVVRKTRNNLLSSSTLPYFLL, encoded by the exons atgccgctctgtctcaccttcatcgacttgaaaaaggccttcgactcagttgagacggaagcggtcgtggaagccttggacaaccaaggcgtccctactcaatacataaaggtacttcgagagttgtaca ccaccctcgagaacgcaatgcgaaagttggaatgggacgacatgggagtgaaggttgatggtcggcagctacaccatttgcgctttgctgatgacatcgtactggtaacacctagcatcagccaagcggaacgaatgctgaccgaatttgataaaatatgtggatgcatcggtcttcagctgaatctacaaaagacgatgttcatgcggaacggatgggtctcgggtgccccattcacgctcaacggaacgaacatatccgaatgcactagctacgtttatctggatCGGGAActaaacatgatgaacgacctgacccccgagctgagcaggaggagacgagcggcttggggagcgtataagagcatcgaggatgtagtgaggAAGACCAGGAACAACCTGCTCAGCTCTTCAACActaccgtacttcctgctttga
- a CDS encoding hypothetical protein (NECATOR_CHRIV.G15237.T2), translating into MAICTYNARTFTSEAAIEDLMMQAKKIKYDVIGLTETRRRTFDSRGVGGVGVLVNTRTAKNIDSFEQITTRIGRLRMRRCGPTPALTIFVAYAPTSSYEEEEVEAFYKDLEKFYREDHAFYKVIIGDFNAKVGPRRTPEEHHFGTHDLRWNDQGERLSEFIMTTKTIHGNSQFQKPSSLRWTWESPDGGSIRDRTIASSEEEFPSQGERRKPPNSESEIPGLSSTGISWLR; encoded by the exons atggcgatctgtacttataacgcacgtacgtttacatcggaagcggccatcgaagatctgatgatgcaagccaagaagatcaagtacgacgtcatcggactgaccgagacgagacgac gaacattcgacagtagaggtgttggtggagttggcgtcctcgttaacacgagaacggcaaagaacatcgactctttcgaacaaattacgacccgaatcggacgtctgcggatgagaagatgtggtccaacaccagctttgactatcttcgtcgcttacgctccaacatcaagctacgaagaagaagaagtcgaagctttctataaggacctggagaagttctaccgagaagatcatgccttctacaaggtcataattggtgatttcaacgccaaagttggcccaagaagaacgccggaggaacatCACTTCGGGACCCACGACCTAcgatggaatgaccagggagagaggctctccgagttcatcatgacgactaagaccatccatgggaactcgcaattccagaagccctcctctctacgctggacgtgggagtcacccgatggagg ttcaatacgggatcggaccatcgcctcctccgaggaagagtTTCCTTCACAAGGGGAGAGAAGAAAGCCGCCAAAttcagagagcgaaatcccaggactatccTCAACTGGAATCTCTTggctacgttag
- a CDS encoding hypothetical protein (NECATOR_CHRIV.G15234.T1), whose translation MLLRRLLACAERASKPRTTNLDRISKSTKKLLERRRALRLDPNASHVERQKKILEAAQRRTSLKKCRRDLCEYNIPLASLLSEDRTRTSSRREMEIITERFYLNLFRSSTPVSRSSRNLRSSPLVKLHHGFSLTSIPLVEVRHFISADFLRAGDHPFHAMLSAHMTSYLQKERIPDQRKTSRTVLIYKKGDREDLRNYRPMCLLSVLYKVFTKIILTRISRTLDEVHPQGTSWIPSRVQLLEPHPNCFKVIEVCREYRLPLVLTFVDYEKTFDNVETSATISVGRSRCGRVVTLITLITLTPVDFRTGRAGASNSSICPDRVPE comes from the exons atgctgctcagaagATTActagcctgtgctgagcgtgcctcgaagccgcgcacgacaaacttggatcgaatttcgaagtccaccaagaaattgttggaaagaagaagggctttgaggcttgatccgaatgcatcgcacgttgagcg gcagaagaagattctggaagcagcccaaagaagaacgagtctaaagaagtgccgaaGGGATCtctgcgaatataatattccgctagcatcTTTGTTGAGCGAAGAcaggactcgcacgtcttctcgtcgtgagatggaaatcattacggagaggttctacttgaaccttttccgttcatcaactcctgtgtcaagatCATCACGAAATCTCCGATcgtccccactggtgaagctccaccacggattctctcTTACGAGTATTCCTTTAGTGGAAGTACGacattttatatcagcagactttcttcgggctggtgacCATCCATTTCATGCAATGTTATCGGCGCACATGACGTcttaccttcagaaagaaaggatcccagaccaacggaagacctcgcgaaccgttcttatctataagaaaggtgaccgagaggacctccGAAACTACCGTCCGATGTGCTTgttgagcgtgttatacaaagtattcactaagatcatcctcacgcgcatatctaggacgctggatgaagtcCACCCTCAaggaacaagctggattccatcaagggttcagctgcttgaaCCTCATCCAAACTGTTTCaaggtcatagaggtttgccgggaataccgcctgccccttgttctaaccttcgtcgactatgagaaaaccTTCGACAACGTAGAAACGAGTGCAACTATCAGCgttggtcgatcaaggtgtggacgcgtagttaccttgattaccttgattaccttgactcccgttgattttcgaactggtcgagcgggcgccagtaattcttccatttgtcccgatcgcgtgccagaatag
- a CDS encoding hypothetical protein (NECATOR_CHRIV.G15238.T1), with product MDNEIGFLRRKGHRIDGRFLSKLRFADDVLFSSSTSEAETMLNEMNEAEKRIGLQINRTKTQFMTNAYGEDGGVQLERSQIVDTSSYVYLGRSMNMKKDLKEELNRRIRAALAAFAHVRIRGQTPLPRLRSYLLPTEPLTYV from the coding sequence atggataatgaaatcggTTTCCTTCGAAGAAAGGGACATAGgattgatggaagatttctctcgaagcttcgttttgcggacgacgTCCtgttttcgagcagtaccagtgaagcagaaacgatgctcaacgaaatgaacgaagcagagaaaagaataggactgcaaataaacagaacgaagacacagttcatgacgAACGCCTACGGTGAGGACGGAGGAGTGCAACTTGAacgctcccaaatcgtggacacttcgtcatacgtatacctcgggcgttctatgaacatgaaaaaggacttgaaggaagaactgaatagaagaataagaGCAGCATTGGCAGCATTCGCCCACGTTCGCAttcgtgggcagacaccgctgccacgtctacgaagctacttactacccacagagcccttgacaTATGTCTGA
- a CDS encoding hypothetical protein (NECATOR_CHRIV.G15239.T1), translated as MVNITSAEAGKGIAAALLSRHHDWLLFIIDSNAEHCKKRPKLTTTFTFPNGRICTGAWFPGSRPRIPTFVEYDRVFVSSRQTPLPMMYAEVLLQWKGHIDVGRTLTATRK; from the exons ATGGTAAACATTACATCGGCCGAAGCTGGAAAAGG CATCGCGGCTGCACTTCTGTCAAGGCATCATGACTGGCTGCTGTTCATCATCGATAGCAATGCG GAACACTGCAAG AAAAGACCAAAGCTAACTACTACCTTCACGTTTCCAAACGGTAGGATATGCACTGGAGCGTGGTTCCCAG GGTCTCGTCCTCGGATTCCGACGTTCGTGGAATATGACCGTGTATTTGTGTCTTCGAGGCAGACTCCTTTGCCGATGATGTACGCTGAGGTGCTTCTACAGTGGAAAGGACATATAGATGTCGGGCGAACGTTGACAG CAACTCGTAAGTGA
- a CDS encoding hypothetical protein (NECATOR_CHRIV.G15235.T1), producing the protein MRKLEWDDMGVKVDGRQLHHLRFADDIVLVTPSISQAERMLTEFDKICGCIGLQLNLQKTMFMRNGWVSGAPFTLNGTNISECTSYVYLDRELNMMNDLTPELSRRRRAAWGAYKSIEDVVRKTRNNLLSSSTLPYFLL; encoded by the coding sequence atgcgaaagttggaatgggacgacatgggagtgaaggttgatggtcggcagctacaccatttgcgctttgctgatgacatcgtactggtaacacctagcatcagccaagcggaacgaatgctgaccgaatttgataaaatatgtggatgcatcggtcttcagctgaatctacaaaagacgatgttcatgcggaacggatgggtctcgggtgccccattcacgctcaacggaacgaacatatccgaatgcactagctacgtttatctggatCGGGAActaaacatgatgaacgacctgacccccgagctgagcaggaggagacgagcggcttggggagcgtataagagcatcgaggatgtagtgaggAAGACCAGGAACAACCTGCTCAGCTCTTCAACActaccgtacttcctgctttga
- a CDS encoding hypothetical protein (NECATOR_CHRIV.G15237.T3): protein MAICTYNARTFTSEAAIEDLMMQAKKIKYDVIGLTETRRRTFDSRGVGGVGVLVNTRTAKNIDSFEQITTRIGRLRMRRCGPTPALTIFVAYAPTSSYEEEEVEAFYKDLEKFYREDHAFYKVIIGDFNAKVGPRRTPEEHHFGTHDLRWNDQGERLSEFIMTTKTIHGNSQFQKPSSLRWTWESPDGGYRNEIDHIIINKRFCLTDVAVVPKFNTGSDHRLLRGRVSFTRGEKKAAKFRERNPRTILNWNLLATLAGFWKVSAMDNIDEEYDRLVEHLHDCAKKAESFKTTKRRLSPQTLELIRQRGAARAAGNQKLTFELARLCREAIMEDLKERRAEVLAEAAEAGKSIRYASRDFASRKTRMTALRNPNGTAIGSRRGMEKIIYDFYSDLFDSHVHLPPHHLKEDVSHSRGSPVRNTTCYHVSKNSYGNRSRQNKTRTPEEPSASTHQHPGEALYTLSVGMQGS from the exons atggcgatctgtacttataacgcacgtacgtttacatcggaagcggccatcgaagatctgatgatgcaagccaagaagatcaagtacgacgtcatcggactgaccgagacgagacgac gaacattcgacagtagaggtgttggtggagttggcgtcctcgttaacacgagaacggcaaagaacatcgactctttcgaacaaattacgacccgaatcggacgtctgcggatgagaagatgtggtccaacaccagctttgactatcttcgtcgcttacgctccaacatcaagctacgaagaagaagaagtcgaagctttctataaggacctggagaagttctaccgagaagatcatgccttctacaaggtcataattggtgatttcaacgccaaagttggcccaagaagaacgccggaggaacatCACTTCGGGACCCACGACCTAcgatggaatgaccagggagagaggctctccgagttcatcatgacgactaagaccatccatgggaactcgcaattccagaagccctcctctctacgctggacgtgggagtcacccgatggagggtaccgtaatgaaatagaccacatcattatcaataaaaggttctgcctgacggacgtcgctgttgtaccaaagttcaatacgggatcggaccatcgcctcctccgaggaagagtTTCCTTCACAAGGGGAGAGAAGAAAGCCGCCAAAttcagagagcgaaatcccaggactatccTCAACTGGAATCTCTTggctacgttagccggcttttggaaagtttccgcaatggacaacatcgacgaagaatatgaccggctcgttgaacaccttcacgactgtgcgaagaaggctgagagttttaaaacgaccaagagacgcctgtctcctcaaactcttgagctgatacgccagcgtggagcagcacgagctgCAGGGAACCAAAAACTCACGTTCGAGCttgcaaggctttgcagagaggcgataatggaagaccttaaagagagaagagcagaagtgctggctgaagctgcagaggcggggaaaagcatccgctatgccagtcgagacttcgccagtcgcaagacgaggatgactgctctccggaacccaaacgGAACAGCCATTggatcgagaagggggatggagaaaatcatctacgacttctactctgatctcttcgacagccatgtccacttgcctcctcatcATCTGAAGGAAGATGtcagtcattccagaggttctcccgtccgaaatacgacatgctatcatgtctcTAAGAACTCGTACGGCaaccggtcccgacagaataagaccagaacacctgaagagccttccgccagtactcatcaacaccctggcgaggctctttacacgttatctgtcggaatgcaaggttcctaa
- a CDS encoding hypothetical protein (NECATOR_CHRIV.G15231.T1): MTKKFLWTISPRLPYSPDLAHSDYHLFPYLQRHLDGQDFQTRDNIKKALEQFFKEQSSAFWSKGIYDLPRRWQKTIDANGAYFK, translated from the coding sequence ATGACCAAGAAGTTCCTCTGGACCATTTCACCACGCCTACCGTATTCCCCAGATCTGGCTCATTCGGATTACCACCTTTTTCCCTATCTTCAACGTCATCTGGATGGTCAAGACTTCCAAACCCGCGACAACATTAAAAAGGCActcgagcagttcttcaagGAACAGTCCTCAGCGTTCTGGAGCAAAGGCATCTACGATCTGCctagacgttggcagaagaccatcgatgccaatggggcatacttcaaatga